The Mammaliicoccus sciuri genome window below encodes:
- the tilS gene encoding tRNA lysidine(34) synthetase TilS: MLNVTWQQEDDLALAVSTGIDSMSLLHMLNTTYKDTYHKLICLHVNHGLREASREEAEFIKQFCEKHHIEIYIKTLDLSETVSHNKSIQDISRQMRYEWFDEMMKQTGSDVLLTAHHMDDQKETIAYRLFTGRIGRAPLGIQQVQKRNDYMICRPLLNVSKSFIKQYQQENDFKYYEDDSNKDSKYTRNYLRNQLLPVIEERSEFSTDHLLDLNQWMNDARKLIITAADNFIANEIKLSDQVEINRDAFNQLNDLIKIQVLDQLMAQYVKRRYSEKSYKEWMHVFKNFSKQSVIPISDDWQFIVAYDKLLLCEDIEFNVNSKFINRNEQYVFGNWLIETKDIASPLFVRTRMSGDRVQYYNRGNKHHKKVNRIMIDNKIDIHKRNNCPIILNDDDIIAIGDFWIDSNFKNALTITYIGDDFNERLD, encoded by the coding sequence ATGCTGAATGTAACTTGGCAACAAGAGGATGATTTAGCTTTAGCTGTTTCTACAGGGATAGATAGCATGTCACTTTTACACATGTTAAATACAACTTATAAAGACACATATCATAAGTTAATTTGTTTACATGTCAACCATGGTTTAAGAGAAGCCTCTCGAGAAGAAGCGGAATTTATTAAACAATTTTGTGAAAAACATCATATTGAAATATATATCAAGACATTGGATTTGAGCGAAACAGTTAGTCACAATAAGAGCATACAAGATATTTCTAGACAAATGAGATATGAATGGTTTGATGAAATGATGAAACAAACCGGTAGCGATGTATTGTTGACAGCACACCATATGGATGACCAAAAAGAAACCATTGCTTATCGATTATTTACTGGGAGAATTGGCCGTGCACCTTTAGGTATTCAACAAGTTCAAAAAAGAAATGATTATATGATTTGTAGACCGTTGTTAAATGTATCCAAATCATTTATAAAACAATATCAACAAGAAAATGATTTTAAGTACTACGAAGATGATTCAAATAAAGATAGTAAATATACTCGCAACTATTTACGAAATCAGTTGTTGCCTGTTATTGAAGAAAGATCAGAATTTTCAACAGATCATTTACTGGATTTGAATCAATGGATGAATGATGCAAGAAAATTAATTATAACTGCAGCAGATAATTTTATTGCTAATGAAATAAAACTGTCTGATCAAGTTGAAATTAATCGTGATGCATTTAATCAGCTGAACGATTTAATTAAGATTCAAGTATTAGATCAATTAATGGCTCAATATGTTAAACGAAGATATAGCGAGAAGTCATATAAAGAATGGATGCACGTATTTAAAAATTTTTCAAAACAATCCGTCATTCCTATATCTGATGATTGGCAGTTTATAGTAGCATATGATAAATTATTACTATGTGAAGATATTGAGTTCAATGTAAATTCTAAATTTATAAATCGTAATGAACAATATGTATTTGGGAATTGGTTAATTGAAACGAAAGACATAGCATCGCCTTTATTTGTAAGAACGAGAATGTCTGGAGATCGTGTTCAGTATTATAACCGGGGAAATAAACATCACAAAAAAGTTAACAGAATCATGATTGACAACAAGATTGACATACATAAAAGAAACAATTGTCCAATTATTTTAAATGATGATGACATTATTGCAATTGGTGATTTTTGGATAGATTCTAACTTTAAAAACGCACTAACTATTACTTATATTGGAGATGACTTTAATGAAAGACTCGATTAA
- a CDS encoding S1 domain-containing RNA-binding protein has product MSIEVGNKVKGKVTGIKNFGAFVELPEGKSGLVHISEVADNYVENVNDHLTVGDEVEVKVLTVAEDGKISLSIKKAKERPKRQAPKKEAKPEDFEKKLSNFLKDSEDKLTSIKRQTESRRGGKGARR; this is encoded by the coding sequence AGTAGGCAATAAAGTCAAAGGGAAAGTTACAGGTATTAAGAATTTTGGTGCATTTGTTGAATTACCTGAAGGGAAAAGTGGCCTTGTGCATATCAGTGAAGTTGCTGATAACTACGTCGAGAACGTGAATGACCATTTAACTGTAGGCGATGAAGTAGAAGTTAAAGTATTAACAGTAGCTGAAGATGGAAAGATTAGTTTATCTATAAAAAAAGCTAAAGAACGTCCAAAGCGCCAAGCGCCTAAGAAAGAAGCTAAGCCTGAAGACTTTGAGAAGAAATTATCAAACTTTTTAAAAGATAGTGAGGATAAGTTAACATCTATTAAGAGACAAACTGAATCACGTCGTGGCGGTAAAGGTGCAAGACGATAA
- the folK gene encoding 2-amino-4-hydroxy-6-hydroxymethyldihydropteridine diphosphokinase, producing MHTAYLGLGSNMGDRQHQLQEAVKLLNEMDGIQVIQESPIYETKPVGYTDQPDFLNMCIEISTELESSELLKVCMMVEQQLHRVRVERWGPRTIDIDILLYDQSVIQSPELEVPHPRMTERAFVMIPLNDIASNVVEPISKKYIWELLPNDEHVVKYNGESK from the coding sequence ATGCATACTGCATATTTAGGTTTAGGCAGTAATATGGGAGATAGGCAACATCAACTGCAAGAAGCTGTTAAATTGCTGAATGAAATGGACGGTATTCAAGTTATTCAAGAATCTCCAATATATGAAACGAAACCAGTAGGATACACAGATCAACCTGATTTTTTAAATATGTGTATTGAAATCTCAACTGAATTAGAATCATCAGAATTATTGAAAGTTTGTATGATGGTAGAACAACAACTTCACCGTGTTCGAGTTGAAAGATGGGGACCACGTACAATTGATATAGATATTTTATTATATGATCAATCTGTTATTCAATCACCAGAACTAGAAGTACCTCACCCTAGAATGACTGAAAGAGCATTTGTGATGATACCTTTGAATGATATCGCCTCAAATGTTGTGGAACCTATATCGAAGAAATATATTTGGGAGCTATTGCCAAACGATGAACATGTAGTAAAGTATAATGGTGAAAGTAAATAA
- the cysK gene encoding cysteine synthase A: MAKRVNNIVELIGDTPVVKLNKVVEEGSADVYVKLEYQNPGSSVKDRIGLAMIEAAEKEGKIKPGDTIIEPTSGNTGIGLAMVAAAKGYKAVFVMPDTMSSERRALLKAYGAELVLTPGAEGMKGAIKKAKELKEEKGYFEPQQFENPANPKVHELTTGPELVEQFEGVQIDAFLAGVGTGGTLSGAGKVLKEKYPNIQIVAIEPEASPVLSGGSPGPHKLQGLGAGFVPDTLNTDVYDDVIKVGNEEAMEMSRKVAKEEGILGGISSGAAIVAALKKAKELGKGKTVVTVLPSNGERYLSTPLYAFED, translated from the coding sequence ATGGCTAAGAGAGTAAATAATATTGTAGAATTAATTGGAGATACACCTGTAGTTAAATTAAACAAAGTAGTTGAAGAAGGTTCAGCAGACGTTTATGTAAAGTTAGAATATCAAAACCCAGGTAGCTCAGTTAAAGATAGAATTGGTTTAGCGATGATTGAAGCTGCTGAAAAAGAAGGCAAAATCAAACCGGGCGACACAATTATTGAGCCAACATCTGGTAACACAGGTATCGGTTTAGCAATGGTTGCAGCAGCTAAAGGTTATAAAGCTGTATTTGTAATGCCGGATACAATGAGTAGCGAACGTCGTGCTTTATTAAAAGCTTATGGCGCTGAATTAGTATTAACACCTGGTGCAGAAGGTATGAAAGGTGCTATCAAAAAAGCTAAAGAATTAAAAGAAGAAAAAGGCTATTTTGAACCACAACAATTCGAAAACCCAGCGAACCCTAAAGTCCATGAATTAACAACTGGTCCTGAACTTGTTGAACAATTTGAAGGTGTTCAAATTGACGCTTTCTTAGCTGGTGTAGGTACTGGTGGTACTTTATCTGGAGCAGGTAAAGTTCTTAAAGAAAAATATCCTAATATTCAAATAGTTGCGATTGAACCAGAAGCTTCTCCTGTTTTAAGTGGTGGTTCACCAGGTCCTCATAAATTACAAGGTTTAGGTGCAGGTTTCGTACCAGATACTTTAAACACAGATGTTTATGACGATGTTATTAAAGTAGGTAATGAAGAAGCAATGGAAATGTCTAGAAAAGTTGCTAAAGAAGAAGGTATCCTTGGTGGTATTTCATCTGGCGCTGCAATTGTAGCTGCATTGAAAAAAGCTAAAGAACTAGGTAAAGGCAAAACAGTAGTAACAGTTCTTCCAAGTAATGGTGAGCGTTACCTATCTACACCACTTTACGCTTTTGAAGACTAA
- the ftsH gene encoding ATP-dependent zinc metalloprotease FtsH: MQKAFRNILMIALLAIVLFGVFQFINGNGQSPKQLTYNEFMTKLEKGDLKTLTIQPEQNVYMVSGELKKGKDETYTSSILFNNQDDLKKITATAEKQDDLKFNVKEEEKQSVFVSVLTTLIPVLIIAFLFIFFLSQMQGGGGGGGRVMNFGKSKAKLYDNQKKRVRFSDVAGADEEKQELVEIVDFLKDNRKFKKMGARIPKGVLLVGPPGTGKTLLARAVAGEAGTPFFSISGSDFVEMFVGVGASRVRDLFENAKKNAPCIIFIDEIDAVGRQRGAGVGGGHDEREQTLNQLLVEMDGFGENEGIIMIAATNRPDILDPALLRPGRFDRQIQVGRPDVKGREAVLKVHARNKPLDETVDLKAISQRTPGFSGADLENLLNEASLVAARSNKTKIDMRDIEEATDRVIAGPAKKTRMISEKEKNIVAYHEAGHTIIGCVLDEAEMVHKVTIVPRGQAGGYAMMLPKEDRYFMTEPELLDKIVGLLGGRVSEEINFGEASTGAHNDFQRATNIARKMVTEYGMSKKLGPLQFGSTDSGQVFLGKDMQSEPNYSDQIAYEIDSEVQRIIKEQYERCKQILTEHKSQLELIAKTLLVEETLVAEQIQSLFHEGKLPEVKYDDSHLNQNEDSDEDKYEGDLTQQEGTLDIGDDEVGKSYEEVKEEVSHDKRREDKDSDSDSDEPAHEQEPNIDDLGDNKPTDRKE, from the coding sequence ATGCAAAAAGCTTTTCGTAATATATTAATGATCGCGCTTTTAGCTATCGTCCTATTTGGTGTATTCCAGTTCATTAATGGCAATGGACAATCACCAAAACAGCTTACATATAATGAGTTTATGACGAAGCTAGAAAAAGGCGATTTAAAAACGTTAACTATTCAACCAGAACAGAATGTTTATATGGTTAGCGGTGAATTGAAAAAAGGTAAAGATGAAACATATACATCTTCTATTTTATTTAATAATCAAGATGACTTGAAAAAAATAACAGCAACTGCTGAGAAACAAGATGATTTGAAATTTAATGTTAAAGAAGAAGAAAAACAAAGTGTGTTTGTTAGTGTATTAACAACGCTTATTCCAGTTTTAATTATTGCATTTTTATTCATCTTCTTCTTAAGCCAAATGCAAGGCGGCGGCGGTGGCGGCGGCCGAGTAATGAACTTTGGTAAGTCAAAAGCCAAGCTATATGATAATCAGAAGAAACGTGTAAGATTCTCTGATGTAGCAGGTGCCGATGAAGAGAAACAAGAGTTAGTTGAAATAGTTGATTTCCTTAAAGATAATCGTAAATTCAAGAAAATGGGTGCGCGTATTCCGAAAGGTGTTTTACTAGTTGGTCCTCCAGGTACAGGTAAAACATTACTTGCTAGAGCTGTAGCAGGTGAAGCGGGTACACCATTCTTCTCAATCAGTGGTTCAGACTTCGTTGAGATGTTCGTTGGTGTCGGTGCAAGTCGTGTGCGTGACTTATTCGAGAACGCTAAGAAAAATGCACCATGTATTATCTTTATAGATGAAATTGATGCTGTTGGTCGTCAACGTGGCGCTGGTGTTGGTGGCGGTCACGATGAACGTGAACAAACATTAAACCAATTATTAGTAGAAATGGATGGATTCGGTGAAAATGAAGGTATCATTATGATAGCTGCAACTAACCGTCCTGATATTTTAGACCCTGCATTATTACGTCCAGGACGTTTCGATAGACAAATCCAAGTTGGACGCCCAGATGTAAAAGGACGTGAAGCAGTACTTAAAGTACATGCTCGTAATAAACCGTTAGACGAAACTGTTGACTTAAAAGCCATTTCTCAAAGAACGCCTGGTTTCTCTGGTGCAGACTTAGAGAACTTGTTAAATGAAGCATCATTAGTAGCAGCACGTTCTAACAAAACGAAAATTGATATGAGAGATATCGAAGAAGCGACTGATAGAGTTATTGCAGGTCCAGCTAAGAAAACAAGAATGATTTCTGAAAAAGAAAAAAATATTGTTGCTTATCACGAAGCGGGTCATACAATTATCGGTTGTGTATTGGATGAAGCAGAAATGGTTCATAAAGTTACAATCGTTCCACGTGGTCAAGCTGGTGGATATGCAATGATGCTTCCTAAAGAAGATCGTTACTTTATGACTGAACCAGAATTATTAGATAAGATAGTAGGTTTACTTGGTGGTCGTGTATCTGAAGAAATAAACTTTGGAGAAGCATCAACAGGTGCTCATAATGACTTCCAACGTGCAACAAACATTGCGCGTAAGATGGTTACTGAATATGGTATGAGTAAAAAATTAGGTCCATTACAATTCGGTAGTACGGATAGTGGCCAAGTATTTTTAGGTAAAGATATGCAATCTGAACCAAATTATTCAGACCAAATTGCTTATGAAATTGATTCAGAAGTACAACGTATCATTAAAGAACAATACGAACGTTGTAAACAAATTCTAACTGAACATAAATCACAATTAGAATTAATTGCTAAGACACTTCTAGTAGAAGAAACATTAGTAGCTGAACAAATTCAATCATTATTCCATGAAGGTAAGTTACCAGAAGTTAAATATGATGATTCTCATCTTAACCAAAATGAAGACTCAGATGAAGATAAATATGAAGGTGACTTAACGCAACAAGAAGGTACATTAGATATTGGCGATGATGAAGTTGGTAAATCATATGAAGAAGTTAAAGAAGAAGTGTCACATGATAAACGTCGTGAAGACAAAGATTCAGATAGTGATTCAGACGAACCAGCTCATGAACAAGAGCCAAATATCGATGACCTAGGTGACAATAAACCGACAGATCGTAAAGAATAA
- the folP gene encoding dihydropteroate synthase, producing the protein MVNTKIMGILNVTPDSFSDGGSYNSVDKARQHAEKLISEGADIIDIGGVSTRPGYTEVSLEEELDRVIPVVEALSDLDVQLSVDTYRSKVAEESLKRGVTMINDQWAGLYDPNILNVVAEYNAEIVLMHNGDGKRDVPVMEELLLTLLKQANQAEICGIPEKNIWLDPGIGFAKSREEERIVMSRLDELVATGYNVLLATSRKRLINDLLGGESKVDERDEGTAATTAYGIEKGVHAVRVHNVQMNKRVAKTIDALKEIRLNG; encoded by the coding sequence TTGGTGAATACGAAAATTATGGGTATATTAAATGTTACGCCAGATTCATTTTCTGACGGTGGTTCATATAATAGTGTAGATAAAGCGAGACAACACGCTGAGAAACTTATCTCAGAAGGTGCGGATATTATTGATATCGGTGGTGTATCTACTCGCCCAGGTTATACAGAAGTAAGTTTAGAAGAGGAATTGGATAGAGTTATCCCAGTTGTAGAAGCGCTCAGTGATTTAGATGTACAACTTTCAGTAGATACATACAGAAGTAAAGTTGCTGAAGAATCTTTAAAAAGAGGCGTAACGATGATTAACGACCAGTGGGCTGGTTTATATGATCCGAATATATTGAACGTCGTTGCAGAATATAATGCTGAAATTGTGTTAATGCATAACGGCGACGGCAAGAGAGATGTTCCGGTAATGGAAGAATTATTGCTTACTTTATTAAAACAAGCAAACCAAGCAGAGATTTGTGGCATACCCGAAAAAAATATTTGGTTAGATCCTGGTATTGGTTTTGCAAAGTCTAGAGAAGAAGAACGTATTGTTATGTCGCGATTAGATGAATTGGTCGCTACAGGTTACAATGTGTTGCTTGCGACAAGCCGAAAGCGATTAATTAATGACTTATTAGGTGGCGAAAGTAAAGTTGATGAACGTGATGAAGGTACAGCAGCAACAACAGCTTACGGAATTGAAAAAGGTGTCCATGCTGTTAGAGTCCACAATGTACAAATGAACAAAAGAGTAGCTAAGACGATAGATGCTCTGAAGGAGATTCGATTAAATGGATAG
- the lysS gene encoding lysine--tRNA ligase encodes MSEEMNDQMLVRREKLQELRDLGIDPFGKKFVRSGDSKSLHQEWDEFSKEELHDKEDESAVAIAGRLMTKRGKGKAGFAHVKDITGQIQIYVRKDQVGDEQFEIWKHADLGDIVGVKGVMFKTNTGELSVKAKEFTVLTKSLRPLPDKYHGLQDIEQRYRQRYLDLITSEESTKTFITRSQIIQEMRTYLNNKGFLEVETPMMHQIAGGASARPFVTHHNALDATLYMRIAIELHLKRLIVGGLEKVYEIGRVFRNEGVSTRHNPEFTMIELYEAYADYNDIMDLTESMVAAIAEKVLGSTTVQYGEESIDLAPNWRRWHMVDAVKEYTGVDFYEVKTDEEAHALAKEHNIEVEDRMTYGHILNEFFEQRVEEKLIQPTFIYGHPIEISPLAKKNPEDPRFTDRFELFIVGREHANAFTELNDPIDQRERFEAQMKEKDQGNDEAHEMDDDFIEALEYGMPPTGGLGIGIDRLVMLLTNSASIRDVLLFPYMRQK; translated from the coding sequence ATGTCAGAAGAAATGAATGACCAAATGTTGGTTCGTAGAGAAAAATTACAAGAATTAAGAGATTTAGGTATCGATCCTTTCGGTAAGAAATTTGTCCGCAGTGGAGACTCTAAATCATTACACCAAGAATGGGACGAATTCAGTAAAGAAGAATTACATGATAAAGAAGACGAATCAGCTGTTGCTATCGCAGGTCGTTTAATGACTAAAAGAGGTAAAGGTAAAGCTGGATTTGCACATGTTAAAGATATTACTGGTCAAATTCAAATTTATGTTCGTAAAGACCAAGTAGGTGACGAACAATTTGAAATATGGAAACATGCAGATTTAGGTGATATCGTAGGCGTGAAAGGTGTTATGTTTAAAACGAATACTGGAGAATTATCTGTTAAAGCGAAAGAATTCACTGTTTTAACGAAATCTTTACGTCCATTACCAGATAAATATCATGGTTTACAAGATATTGAACAACGTTACCGTCAACGTTACCTAGATTTAATTACAAGTGAAGAATCAACTAAAACATTCATTACAAGAAGCCAAATCATTCAAGAAATGAGAACTTACTTAAATAATAAAGGTTTCTTAGAAGTAGAAACACCAATGATGCACCAAATCGCAGGTGGGGCTTCAGCTCGTCCTTTCGTAACACATCACAATGCGTTAGATGCTACTTTATACATGAGAATTGCAATTGAATTACACTTGAAACGATTAATCGTAGGTGGATTAGAGAAAGTATATGAAATTGGAAGAGTATTCCGTAATGAAGGTGTATCTACAAGACATAACCCTGAATTTACAATGATTGAATTGTATGAAGCATATGCTGATTACAACGACATTATGGATTTAACTGAATCTATGGTAGCAGCAATCGCTGAAAAAGTATTAGGTTCTACAACTGTACAATATGGCGAAGAATCTATAGATTTAGCACCAAACTGGAGAAGATGGCATATGGTTGATGCCGTTAAAGAATATACGGGTGTAGATTTCTATGAAGTTAAAACTGATGAAGAAGCACATGCTTTAGCAAAAGAACATAATATAGAAGTAGAAGATCGTATGACATATGGTCATATTCTGAATGAATTCTTTGAACAAAGAGTAGAGGAGAAACTTATTCAACCTACATTTATTTATGGACACCCAATCGAAATATCACCATTAGCTAAGAAAAATCCTGAAGATCCAAGATTCACTGACAGATTCGAATTATTTATTGTTGGTAGAGAGCATGCAAATGCGTTTACTGAATTAAATGATCCAATTGATCAACGTGAAAGATTTGAAGCACAAATGAAAGAAAAAGATCAAGGTAACGATGAAGCACATGAAATGGATGATGACTTTATTGAAGCACTTGAATATGGTATGCCTCCAACAGGTGGTTTAGGAATAGGTATTGATAGATTAGTTATGCTATTAACAAACTCTGCATCTATTAGAGATGTATTACTATTCCCTTATATGAGACAAAAATAA
- the hslO gene encoding Hsp33 family molecular chaperone HslO gives MTKDYLVRGLAFNDEVRAFAVQTTNTIQEAQTRHYTWPTASAALGRSMTAGVMMGSMLKNEEKLTVTIDGGGPIGKIMVDANAKGKVRGYVQNPQTHFPLNDQGKLDVRRAVGTDGILSVVKDIGLKDYFTGSTPIVSGELGEDFTYYFVTSEQVPSAVGLGVLVNPDNTIKAAGGFIIQLMPGAPEKTISAIEEKINQMEPVSKLIDRGLSPEEIIETVLGKENTRIIDHMDVEFKCNCSREKFLNAIKGLGEAEIDAMIKEDHGAEAECHFCRTKYQYSEEELIELKNAL, from the coding sequence ATGACAAAAGATTATTTAGTAAGAGGATTAGCTTTCAATGATGAAGTGAGAGCTTTTGCTGTTCAAACAACAAATACAATACAAGAAGCACAAACACGCCATTACACATGGCCAACAGCTTCAGCAGCATTAGGTAGATCAATGACAGCTGGTGTGATGATGGGATCAATGCTAAAAAATGAAGAAAAATTAACCGTAACAATTGATGGCGGAGGACCAATTGGTAAAATTATGGTCGATGCTAATGCGAAAGGTAAAGTAAGAGGATACGTACAAAATCCACAAACGCATTTCCCATTAAATGATCAAGGTAAATTAGATGTTAGACGTGCTGTTGGAACAGACGGTATATTAAGTGTCGTAAAAGATATCGGATTGAAAGATTACTTCACAGGTTCTACACCAATTGTTTCTGGAGAACTTGGCGAAGATTTCACTTATTATTTTGTAACAAGTGAACAAGTGCCTTCAGCTGTTGGTTTAGGTGTATTAGTAAATCCTGATAATACAATTAAAGCAGCAGGAGGTTTCATCATTCAACTTATGCCTGGTGCACCTGAAAAAACAATTTCAGCAATTGAAGAAAAAATTAATCAAATGGAACCTGTATCTAAATTGATCGATAGAGGATTATCACCAGAAGAAATAATTGAAACAGTATTAGGTAAAGAAAATACTAGAATTATTGACCATATGGATGTTGAGTTCAAATGTAATTGTTCTAGAGAAAAATTCCTAAATGCAATTAAAGGTCTTGGAGAAGCAGAAATTGATGCAATGATTAAAGAAGATCATGGTGCTGAAGCAGAATGTCATTTCTGTAGAACAAAGTATCAATATAGCGAAGAAGAATTAATCGAACTTAAGAACGCACTTTAA
- the hpt gene encoding hypoxanthine phosphoribosyltransferase codes for MKDSIKSVVLSEEQIQERCKTLGKQITEDYNGKTPICVGILKGSIMFMADLIKYIDTHVELDFMDVSSYHGGTESTGEVKILKDLSTSVENRDVIIIEDILETGTTLNSIVDLLKYRNVNSIEIVTLLDKPMKRKVDIEAKYVGEKIPDEFVVGYGLDYAEKYRNLPYIGTLKPEIYQ; via the coding sequence ATGAAAGACTCGATTAAGTCTGTTGTATTATCAGAAGAACAGATTCAAGAAAGATGCAAAACATTAGGAAAGCAAATCACAGAGGATTATAATGGGAAGACACCTATTTGTGTAGGTATTTTAAAAGGTTCAATCATGTTTATGGCCGATTTAATTAAATACATTGATACACACGTAGAATTAGACTTCATGGATGTTTCTAGTTATCACGGTGGTACAGAATCAACTGGAGAAGTTAAAATTTTAAAAGACTTAAGTACTTCTGTTGAAAATAGAGATGTTATTATCATTGAAGATATTTTAGAAACAGGTACAACTTTAAATTCTATCGTTGATTTATTGAAATATAGAAATGTTAATTCTATTGAAATCGTAACATTGTTAGACAAACCGATGAAACGTAAAGTAGATATCGAAGCAAAATATGTCGGAGAAAAAATTCCTGATGAATTTGTTGTAGGATACGGACTAGATTATGCTGAGAAATATCGTAATTTACCATACATTGGCACACTTAAACCAGAAATATATCAATGA
- the folB gene encoding dihydroneopterin aldolase gives MDRIILEGMSFYGYHGAIEAENELGQIFIVDLELYLDLSEAGETDDLEKTVHYGEVFEVVKEIMEGKPVKLIEHLAERIAKELFSHYNRVLETKVKITKNNPPIPGHYKGVGIEIVRKR, from the coding sequence ATGGATAGAATAATATTAGAAGGCATGTCTTTTTACGGATACCATGGTGCAATTGAAGCGGAAAATGAACTAGGACAAATCTTTATAGTAGATTTAGAATTATATTTAGATCTTTCTGAAGCGGGCGAAACAGATGACTTAGAAAAGACTGTTCACTACGGTGAAGTATTTGAAGTTGTCAAAGAAATTATGGAAGGTAAACCGGTAAAATTAATCGAACATCTTGCAGAACGTATTGCAAAAGAGCTATTTTCGCACTATAATCGAGTATTGGAAACCAAAGTTAAGATTACTAAAAATAATCCACCGATACCTGGACATTATAAAGGTGTAGGTATTGAGATAGTGAGGAAGAGATAA